The genomic stretch GCGATCAAGCCCGACACCGAGCCAGACCTCGAGAAGTGGATGGCGCTGAACGCCGAATACGCTCAGACTTGGCCGAATGTGACGGTCAAGCGCGACCCGCCCGCCGACGCCAAGGAATGGGACGGCAAGCCCGGCAAGCTGGAGGCGCATTTCTCGCCCGAGCCCGGCGAAGGCGACTGACGCGCAATCGTCCACAGCGGACGCGCTCGCAAAATCGTTAAGAGATTCAACGGCGCCAGCGCGGCCGCTCGTAACCATGCGGAGAGGCGCCGGCGCCTTTCCTTTGATTTTTCCCGTACCACATGATATACGGAACATTAAGAATTAGCTTTCGGGCGCGAGGGGCGCAAGCGTCGCGATTTCCACAAGGGAAATAGCGGCCGGCCCCGACATCGAGAATGGGCGAAGATGGCGACGCTCGCCGCCAACGTCGGCTCTATATTGTAGAAGCGTCGGACTTTCGCCAGCCAAAGCATGCGCGGTCATTGGCGCTGTCCTGGCCGGGGCGCGATGAGCCCATTCGGTCACGAAGCTTCCCGTCCCGTCTCCACAGCGGGGCAACAGAAGGAGTATCCGCGTATGCCCTCTTCCAGCAAGAAGACCGCAAAGAACCGCAAGGCGTCCGTCGCCGGAGCGCGACGCGGCGCGGGAAGCAGGACGGCGCGGACCGCGGCCGTCGCGGCGGAGGCTTCGACCAAAAAGCCCGCGAGCGCGAGCGCCGCCGGCAAGACCAGCAAGGCAGCGGCGAGCAAAGCCGGCAAGACCGCGGCTTCCTCTAGAGCCCCCGTTTCCTCCAAAGCGTCTGTTTCCTCGAAGGCCTCCGCGCCCTCGAAGACTGCTGCCGCCAAGGCCGCCGCTCCGAAAGCCCCCGCCTCCGCCAAGAGCGTCGCCCGGAAGACAGCCGCGAGAACGAGCGCGACCGCCGCGAGAACGACGGCGAGCAAGGCAGGGACCAAAACAGGCGCCGCCGCCAGAACGCGCGCCGCCGCCAAGACGGCGGCCAAGGCGAGCGCGGCCCGCTCGGGCGCCTCGCAGTCGGCCGCCTCGCGAAGCGGCAAGGCCGCCGCCGCTGCGCCCAAGGCGGCCGGCAAGGCCAGAGCCCGCGCCAGCGCCGCCCATACGAGCGACGCCAAGCGCAGCGCAGCCGAGCGCCGCGTCGAGAGCGCCGCGACCGCGCCCACGAAGAACGCCGAGGCTCCGCCTCACGCGAAAAGCATCGCTGCGCCGAGCGTAGAGGCGCCGGTCGAGGCCACCCGCCCGCAGGCCTCGAAAGCGGCTCCGCAGGGAACTTCACATGAGACTTCAACCGCCGTTGCGGCCGGCGTAACCGGGGAGACGAGAATTACAACGTCCTTGCGCCAGAGCGCGATCAAAACCGATATCGAGCACTCCGACGTCGCCGCCTCCGCGCACGTCCCCGATGCGGGGGCGAGCGAGCCGAATGCGACGGCGCCCGTTTCAACTCCAGCTTCGAGCGAAACCATTCCAGTGCCAAAATCGACACAAGGAAAGGCGATCACCGCCAAATCTTCGCCGGCGCCCAGAGCCCCCGCCCCCGCCGCTCCCACGAGCGCCGCGACGGGCTCGGCCCTTTCGCCCAAGGCCATTGTCGCCGCGCGCGCCGCGGCTGCGGCCCCCATCAAGCCGAGCCCCGCCGTCGCCGTGAAGGCGAAGACATCGGCGCAGAAGCTCGGGTTCAAGACGAACGAGTTCATCGTCTATCCGGCGCATGGCGTCGGACAGATCATCGCGATCGAGACTCAGGAAGTGGCCGGCTTCAGCCTCGAGCTGTTCGTCGTCAGCTTCATCAAGGACAAGATGACGCTGAAGGTGCCGACCAGCAAGGTCGCCGCCGTCGGCATGCGCAAGCTGGCCGAGACCGAGGTCGTCGACAAGGCGCTCTCCACGCTGAGCGGCCGCGCGCGCGTCAAGCGCACCATGTGGTCGCGCCGCGCGCAGGAATATGAGGCCAAGATCAATTCGGGCGATCTCGTCACCATCGCCGAGGTGGTGCGCGATCTCTATCGGTCCGATACGCAGCCGGAGCAGTCCTATTCGGAGCGCCAGCTCTATGAGGCGGCGCTCGATCGCATGGCGCGCGAGGTCGCGGCCGTGCGCAAGCTGCTCGATTCGGAATCGCTCAAGCTGATCGAGTCCTTCCTGCAGAAGGGCCCGCGCCGTGGCGGTCCGAAGGGCGACTCCGATGCGGACGCCGGCGACGATGCGAGCGACGACGAGGGCGAAGAGGACGACGTCGAAGAGCGCGCCGCCTGACATCGCGCTCCTCTTTCGATCGACGAAAAAACGCGGCCCCTCGGGGCCGCGTTTTTTTTCGGCGCGGAGAGCCGCCTCGCCCTACTCGGCGGCGGTGGCCTCCGGCGTCTCCTGTGCTTTGGTCAGCGCCTTGCGCAGCTTGCACAGCGCGCGATTCTCGATCTGACGCACGCGCTCTTTCGAAATGCCGAGACGATCGCCGAGCGATTCCAGCGTCACCAGGCTCTCGCTGAGCCGCCGCTCCTGCACGATGCGCAGCTCGCGCTCGGACAAGAGCTTCAGCGCATCGGCGAGCCAGCGCGCGCGACGATCGGAATCGACGCGATCCTCGACCACCTCGTCCGGCAGCGGCCGATCATCGACGAGGAAATCCATGCGCTCCGCGGAAGTGGAGGAATCGTCCTCCACCAATTGGCTGTTGAGCGAGACGTCGGAGCCCGCGAGACGCGAGTTCATCAGCTCGACATCGGCGCGCGAGACCCCGATGGCGCCGGCGATGGCCTGGAAAGCGTCGCCCGCCTCCGACTGCGGCGCATGCGCGAGCTTGGCGCGAAGCCGGCGAAGATTGAAGAACAGCGCCTTTTGCGAGGAGCTGGTGCCGCCGCGGACGATCGACCAATTGCGCAGCACATAGTCCTGTATGGAGGCGCGAATCCACCATGTCGCATAGGTGGAGAAGCGCACGTCGCGCTCCGGCGCGAAACGCGCGGCCGCCTCCAGCAAGCCGACGTGGCCTTCCTGCACCAGATCGGCGACGGGCAGGCCGTAATGGCGAAAGCGCACGGCGAGCGCGATCACCAGCCGCATATGCGCGGAGGCGAGCTTGTCCAACGCATCCGTGTCCTTATTGTCTTTCCAGGCGACCGCCAGACGCTTCTCTTCCTCGCGTTCGAGAAAGGGCGCATCCATCGCCGCCTTTACGAGCTCGCGTCCAACTCCGGGCAAATAAGCCATTCTCGCTCTCCGGGGTGGCAGTCGCGCGCGAAAGGGTTTCGACCGAAGGGATCGATCGAGTAAAAGCGCTGCGACAATGCCTCGATTGAGGAGAATCCCCGAGCGGTCACGCAACCGGCGCCGCCGTCCGCCCCCCCGGGAATTCTAAGGCTTACAACATTCTCAGAGCGCGACGGTTCCATCCGCGGTGAGCGTTTCTCACTCGACGACGAGCTTGTATTTCTCGCCCGGCGTGAGGCGGCCTCCATGCTCGAGGCCGTTCAGCAATTGGAAATATTCGAGCGGACGATTGGGAACGACCATGCGCTGCGCCATGGATTCCGCGGTG from Methylosinus sp. C49 encodes the following:
- the fdxA gene encoding ferredoxin FdxA; this encodes MPYVVTENCIKCKYMDCVEVCPVDCFYEGANMLVIHPDECIDCGVCEPECPAEAIKPDTEPDLEKWMALNAEYAQTWPNVTVKRDPPADAKEWDGKPGKLEAHFSPEPGEGD
- a CDS encoding RNA polymerase factor sigma-32, translated to MAYLPGVGRELVKAAMDAPFLEREEEKRLAVAWKDNKDTDALDKLASAHMRLVIALAVRFRHYGLPVADLVQEGHVGLLEAAARFAPERDVRFSTYATWWIRASIQDYVLRNWSIVRGGTSSSQKALFFNLRRLRAKLAHAPQSEAGDAFQAIAGAIGVSRADVELMNSRLAGSDVSLNSQLVEDDSSTSAERMDFLVDDRPLPDEVVEDRVDSDRRARWLADALKLLSERELRIVQERRLSESLVTLESLGDRLGISKERVRQIENRALCKLRKALTKAQETPEATAAE
- a CDS encoding CarD family transcriptional regulator gives rise to the protein MPSSSKKTAKNRKASVAGARRGAGSRTARTAAVAAEASTKKPASASAAGKTSKAAASKAGKTAASSRAPVSSKASVSSKASAPSKTAAAKAAAPKAPASAKSVARKTAARTSATAARTTASKAGTKTGAAARTRAAAKTAAKASAARSGASQSAASRSGKAAAAAPKAAGKARARASAAHTSDAKRSAAERRVESAATAPTKNAEAPPHAKSIAAPSVEAPVEATRPQASKAAPQGTSHETSTAVAAGVTGETRITTSLRQSAIKTDIEHSDVAASAHVPDAGASEPNATAPVSTPASSETIPVPKSTQGKAITAKSSPAPRAPAPAAPTSAATGSALSPKAIVAARAAAAAPIKPSPAVAVKAKTSAQKLGFKTNEFIVYPAHGVGQIIAIETQEVAGFSLELFVVSFIKDKMTLKVPTSKVAAVGMRKLAETEVVDKALSTLSGRARVKRTMWSRRAQEYEAKINSGDLVTIAEVVRDLYRSDTQPEQSYSERQLYEAALDRMAREVAAVRKLLDSESLKLIESFLQKGPRRGGPKGDSDADAGDDASDDEGEEDDVEERAA